One part of the Streptomyces lienomycini genome encodes these proteins:
- a CDS encoding 3-oxoacyl-ACP reductase, which produces MADRYLSFTGTAPGRFLTRRLGLPQPAELRRDTLDGGLLHLTAGKTDLGLAPVLARTGLTRDEDGRPAAVVLDATGVRDVDALAGVHAALHPVVRSVAASGRVVVLGAPLDPADHHQAAVQQALEGFTRSLGKEIGRGRTVNLVRLTDPCAAESTLRFLLSPASAYVSGQVIEVGAAGGGTEPDDWALPLAGRTALVTGAARGIGAAVAETLAGQGAQVVVLDVPQAEDEARRAAERLGGTALALDITAPDAGERIAAALPGGLDVLIHNAGVTRDRRLVNMPAERWSSVLDVNLASVLRTTDALLAAGAVNRGGRIVATASIAGLAGNAGQTNYGASKAGIVGLVRALAPRARDAHGVTVNAVAPGFIETKMTAAVPLFIREAGRRMNSLGQGGLPVDVARTTAWLAHPASGAVNGQVVRVCGQSLLGA; this is translated from the coding sequence ATGGCCGACCGCTATCTCAGCTTCACCGGCACCGCGCCCGGCCGTTTCCTCACCCGCCGGCTGGGCCTGCCGCAGCCCGCGGAACTCCGGCGCGACACCCTCGACGGGGGCCTGCTCCACCTCACCGCCGGCAAGACGGACCTCGGCCTCGCCCCCGTCCTGGCCCGCACGGGCCTCACCCGGGACGAGGACGGCCGCCCCGCCGCCGTCGTCCTCGACGCCACCGGCGTACGGGACGTCGACGCGCTCGCCGGGGTGCACGCCGCCCTGCACCCCGTCGTACGGTCCGTCGCGGCGAGCGGCCGCGTGGTCGTGCTCGGCGCCCCCCTCGACCCGGCCGACCACCACCAGGCCGCCGTCCAGCAGGCGTTGGAGGGCTTCACCCGCTCGCTGGGCAAGGAGATCGGACGCGGCAGGACCGTCAACCTCGTACGCCTCACCGACCCCTGCGCCGCCGAGTCCACCCTGCGCTTCCTCCTCTCCCCCGCCTCCGCCTACGTCAGCGGCCAGGTGATCGAGGTCGGGGCCGCGGGCGGCGGCACGGAACCCGACGACTGGGCGCTGCCCCTGGCCGGGCGCACCGCCCTGGTCACCGGCGCCGCACGGGGCATCGGCGCGGCGGTCGCCGAGACACTGGCCGGGCAGGGCGCCCAGGTCGTCGTCCTGGACGTACCGCAGGCCGAGGACGAGGCACGCCGGGCCGCCGAACGCCTCGGGGGCACCGCCCTCGCGCTCGACATCACGGCCCCGGACGCGGGTGAGCGCATCGCCGCCGCGCTGCCCGGCGGACTCGACGTCCTCATCCACAACGCGGGCGTCACCCGCGACCGGCGCCTGGTCAACATGCCCGCCGAACGCTGGAGTTCCGTGCTCGACGTCAACCTCGCGAGCGTCCTGCGCACCACCGACGCGCTGCTCGCGGCGGGCGCGGTCAACCGGGGCGGCCGGATCGTGGCGACCGCCTCCATCGCGGGGCTGGCGGGCAACGCGGGACAGACCAACTACGGTGCGAGCAAGGCGGGCATCGTCGGCCTGGTCCGTGCCCTCGCGCCCCGCGCGCGCGACGCGCACGGGGTGACGGTGAACGCGGTGGCGCCGGGCTTCATCGAGACGAAGATGACGGCGGCGGTCCCGCTGTTCATCCGTGAGGCCGGCCGCCGCATGAACTCCCTCGGCCAGGGCGGCCTGCCCGTCGACGTCGCCCGGACCACCGCCTGGCTCGCGCACCCGGCCTCCGGCGCCGTCAACGGCCAGGTCGTACGGGTCTGCGGCCAGAGCCTGCTGGGGGCGTGA
- the mqnE gene encoding aminofutalosine synthase MqnE, with translation MDAGLKRELEQKVRSGERLTREDGIALYESDDLAWLGGLAHEVRTRKNGDVVHFNVNRHLNMTNVCTASCAYCSFQRKPGEKDAYTMRIEEAVKLAKAMEGENLTELHIVNGLHPNLPWRYYPRSLRELKAALPDVSLKAFTATEIHHFETISGLSASDILDELIDAGLESLTGGGAEIFDWEVRQHIVDHRTHWEDWSRIHRLAHEKGLKTPCTMLYGHIEEPRHRVDHVLRLRELQDETGGFQVFIPLRYQHDFVDMKDGKVRNRLQARTQMATGAEALKTFAVSRLLFDNVPHVKVFWVMHGVQTAQLALQHGADDMDGSVVEYKITHDADDFGTPNKLTREDLLDLIRDAGFRPVERNTRYEILREYEGADPGRREAPQPMRV, from the coding sequence ATGGACGCCGGGCTCAAGCGGGAGCTGGAGCAGAAGGTCCGCTCCGGTGAGCGGCTGACCCGCGAGGACGGCATCGCGCTGTACGAGTCGGACGATCTCGCCTGGCTCGGCGGCCTCGCGCACGAGGTGCGGACGCGGAAGAACGGCGACGTCGTCCACTTCAACGTCAACCGCCACCTCAACATGACCAACGTGTGCACCGCGTCCTGCGCGTACTGCTCCTTCCAGCGCAAGCCGGGGGAGAAGGACGCGTACACGATGCGCATCGAGGAGGCGGTGAAGCTCGCCAAGGCGATGGAGGGCGAGAACCTCACCGAGCTGCACATCGTCAACGGCCTGCACCCCAACCTGCCGTGGCGCTACTACCCGCGCTCGCTGCGCGAACTGAAGGCCGCGCTGCCGGACGTCTCGCTGAAGGCGTTCACGGCCACCGAGATCCACCACTTCGAGACCATCTCCGGGTTGTCCGCCTCCGACATCCTGGACGAGCTGATCGACGCCGGTCTGGAGTCCCTCACCGGCGGCGGCGCCGAGATCTTCGACTGGGAGGTGCGGCAGCACATCGTCGACCACCGCACCCACTGGGAGGACTGGTCCCGCATCCACCGCCTGGCCCACGAGAAGGGCCTGAAGACCCCGTGCACCATGCTCTACGGCCACATCGAGGAGCCCCGCCACCGCGTGGACCACGTGCTGCGCCTGCGTGAACTCCAGGACGAGACCGGCGGCTTCCAGGTCTTCATCCCGCTGCGCTACCAGCACGACTTCGTGGACATGAAGGACGGCAAGGTCAGGAACCGCCTCCAGGCGCGGACGCAGATGGCGACCGGCGCGGAGGCCCTGAAGACCTTCGCGGTCTCCCGCCTCCTCTTCGACAACGTCCCGCACGTCAAGGTCTTCTGGGTCATGCACGGCGTCCAGACCGCCCAGCTGGCCCTCCAGCACGGCGCCGACGACATGGACGGCTCGGTCGTCGAGTACAAGATCACGCACGACGCGGACGACTTCGGCACGCCGAACAAGCTGACGCGCGAGGACCTGCTGGACCTCATCCGCGACGCGGGCTTCCGGCCGGTCGAGCGGAACACGCGGTACGAGATCCTCCGGGAGTACGAGGGGGCCGACCCGGGGCGCCGGGAGGCGCCGCAGCCGATGCGGGTGTGA
- a CDS encoding putative leader peptide: protein MKQAAAPTTPQRLALVARLHVDLCRCASANCRP from the coding sequence ATGAAGCAAGCAGCCGCGCCCACCACACCGCAGCGCCTCGCGCTCGTGGCGCGCCTGCACGTGGACCTCTGTCGGTGCGCGTCCGCGAACTGTCGCCCCTGA
- a CDS encoding DUF4229 domain-containing protein produces MLRYTLMRLGIFVGCLVVVWGLVYAGVFPRGLGDSNGMWILLLSLLLSAPISYVALRKERDRASVQVVGRVDRMKANLEANRGQEDGADDAARARGAQGQTS; encoded by the coding sequence ATGCTCCGCTACACACTGATGCGCCTCGGGATCTTCGTAGGCTGCCTCGTGGTCGTCTGGGGGCTCGTGTACGCCGGAGTGTTCCCGCGCGGCCTCGGCGACTCCAACGGCATGTGGATCCTCCTGCTCTCCCTGCTGCTCTCCGCCCCCATCAGCTACGTCGCCCTGCGCAAGGAGCGCGACCGGGCGTCGGTGCAGGTCGTGGGCAGGGTGGACCGCATGAAGGCCAACCTGGAGGCCAACCGCGGCCAGGAGGACGGCGCCGACGACGCCGCACGGGCACGCGGGGCGCAGGGCCAGACCTCGTAA
- a CDS encoding GNAT family N-acetyltransferase: protein MSLTFTFEPAVTPALRDGVLDLWTDVSNAGGSVGFVPPVTREDIRPELVKHMVGMAEGRTRLLVGHDEEGRVAATAFLALNTHRLMRHWLWLYTVMVHPRHQGRGYGRDLMAAAADAARTCDGTEAIRLTCRGGLGLERFYESCGYKEVGRVPGAIRVAPGDDRDDVFMLLPLT from the coding sequence GTGTCCCTTACTTTCACTTTCGAACCGGCTGTCACCCCCGCCCTCCGCGACGGCGTCCTCGACCTGTGGACCGACGTCTCCAACGCGGGCGGCTCCGTGGGCTTCGTGCCGCCGGTGACGCGGGAGGACATCCGCCCCGAGCTGGTCAAGCACATGGTGGGCATGGCCGAGGGCCGCACCCGGCTGCTCGTCGGCCACGACGAGGAGGGGCGGGTGGCCGCCACCGCGTTCCTCGCCCTCAACACGCACCGGCTGATGCGGCACTGGCTGTGGCTCTACACGGTCATGGTCCACCCGCGCCATCAGGGGCGTGGCTACGGCCGGGACCTGATGGCCGCCGCCGCGGACGCCGCCCGCACCTGCGACGGCACCGAGGCGATCCGGCTCACCTGCCGGGGCGGACTGGGCCTGGAGCGGTTCTACGAGTCCTGCGGCTACAAGGAGGTCGGCCGGGTGCCTGGCGCCATCCGGGTCGCCCCCGGCGACGACCGGGACGACGTCTTCATGCTGCTGCCGCTGACCTGA
- a CDS encoding AMP-dependent synthetase/ligase: protein MSTPLPSFAASAAYADSPGPTLVAPETRMLDGTVREAYVPPFAPPVRRGSLADLPFDNAAAVPGQVVLSRRSPDGDWSDVTAAEFAGQVRAVAKGMIAEGLLPGDRIAIMARTTYEWTLLDFAAWAAGLVTVPVYPTSSLFQTRWILQDSGAVTLVTETTAQAAALGPELDRIPDLAHLWVMEKGHVERLAELGARVPDAEVEVRRGMLGPSTLATLIYTSGTTGRPKGCVLTHGNFFAEVDNAIELLYPVFKAETGEEPSILLFLPMSHVFGRMVAVACVRARVRLGHAPSLKPQDLLPDLAAFRPTCLLTIPYMLEKVFNTARAKAESGGRAPAFDRAVSVAVRYGEAKEARQTGTGGGPGRGLKTARSFYDPLVYRKIRAAMGGRVKYAICGGSPLGRRLAAFYAGAGIEIFEGYGLTETTAAATVTPPLKPRLGTVGWPLPGTRIRIAADGEVLVAGDQVLHGYWDPQAGGVVQAAPEGWFATGDIGSLDDEGYLTITGRKKELLITAGGKSVAPAPLENWLRSHPLISQCIVLGDRRPYVCALFTLDADGLTHWRRMNGKHPVPPELLTDDEEVHAVLQRAVDEANKLVSRPESIRRFAVLPRDFTEWEGHLTPSMKLRREVIMRDFAGAVEGLYET, encoded by the coding sequence GTGTCCACCCCCCTTCCCTCCTTCGCCGCGTCCGCCGCCTACGCCGACTCGCCCGGCCCCACCCTGGTGGCGCCCGAGACGCGGATGCTGGACGGGACCGTACGGGAGGCGTACGTACCGCCGTTCGCGCCCCCGGTGCGCCGCGGCTCGCTCGCCGACCTGCCGTTCGACAACGCGGCGGCGGTCCCGGGCCAGGTCGTCCTCAGCCGCAGGTCGCCGGACGGAGACTGGTCCGACGTGACGGCGGCCGAGTTCGCCGGGCAGGTGCGGGCGGTGGCCAAGGGCATGATCGCCGAGGGTCTGCTGCCGGGCGACCGCATCGCGATCATGGCGCGGACGACGTACGAGTGGACGCTGCTGGACTTCGCCGCGTGGGCGGCGGGACTGGTCACCGTCCCGGTCTACCCCACCTCATCGCTCTTCCAGACCCGCTGGATCCTCCAGGACTCCGGCGCCGTCACCCTGGTCACCGAGACCACCGCGCAGGCCGCCGCCCTCGGCCCCGAACTGGACCGCATACCCGACCTCGCCCACCTGTGGGTCATGGAGAAGGGACACGTGGAGCGGCTGGCCGAGCTGGGCGCGCGGGTGCCCGACGCGGAGGTGGAGGTGCGCCGCGGCATGCTCGGCCCGAGCACCCTGGCCACCCTGATCTACACCTCCGGCACCACCGGCCGCCCCAAGGGCTGCGTGCTCACCCACGGCAACTTCTTCGCCGAGGTCGACAACGCGATCGAGCTGCTCTACCCGGTCTTCAAGGCGGAGACCGGCGAGGAGCCCTCGATCCTGCTCTTCCTCCCCATGTCGCACGTCTTCGGCCGCATGGTCGCCGTGGCCTGCGTCCGCGCCAGGGTCCGCCTCGGCCACGCGCCGAGCCTGAAGCCCCAGGACCTGCTCCCGGACCTGGCCGCCTTCCGCCCGACCTGCCTGCTGACCATCCCGTACATGCTGGAGAAGGTCTTCAACACCGCCCGCGCCAAGGCCGAGTCCGGCGGCCGGGCCCCGGCCTTCGACCGCGCCGTCTCGGTGGCGGTGCGCTACGGCGAGGCCAAGGAGGCCCGCCAGACCGGCACCGGCGGCGGCCCCGGCCGGGGCCTGAAGACGGCCCGCTCCTTCTACGACCCGCTGGTCTACCGGAAGATCCGGGCCGCCATGGGCGGCCGGGTCAAGTACGCCATCTGCGGCGGCTCCCCGCTCGGCCGCCGCCTGGCCGCCTTCTACGCCGGAGCGGGCATCGAGATCTTCGAGGGCTACGGCCTCACCGAGACCACGGCCGCGGCCACCGTCACGCCCCCGCTCAAGCCGCGCCTGGGCACGGTCGGCTGGCCGCTGCCCGGCACCCGCATCCGGATCGCCGCCGACGGCGAGGTCCTCGTCGCCGGCGACCAGGTCCTGCACGGCTACTGGGACCCGCAGGCCGGCGGCGTCGTCCAGGCCGCCCCCGAGGGCTGGTTCGCCACCGGGGACATCGGCAGCCTGGACGACGAGGGCTACCTGACGATCACCGGCCGCAAGAAGGAGCTGCTGATCACCGCGGGCGGCAAGAGCGTCGCCCCGGCCCCGCTGGAGAACTGGCTGCGCTCCCACCCCCTGATCTCCCAGTGCATCGTCCTGGGCGACCGCCGCCCCTACGTCTGTGCCCTCTTCACCCTCGACGCCGACGGCCTCACCCACTGGCGCCGCATGAACGGCAAGCACCCGGTGCCCCCCGAGCTGCTGACCGACGACGAGGAGGTCCACGCGGTGCTCCAACGCGCCGTCGACGAGGCCAACAAGCTGGTCTCCCGCCCGGAGTCCATCCGCCGCTTCGCCGTCCTGCCCAGGGACTTCACCGAGTGGGAGGGCCATCTGACCCCCTCGATGAAACTGCGGCGCGAGGTGATCATGCGGGACTTCGCGGGGGCGGTGGAGGGCCTGTACGAGACGTAG
- a CDS encoding dicarboxylate/amino acid:cation symporter: MSVSSASSVSSVTKYLKVPFWAQILAGLVLGVLLGWLARSQDISWLVTTLEKVGDTFIGLLKLAVAPLVFFAILVSITNLRKVNNAARLASRTLLWFMITSLIAVAIGLVIGLVTNPGAGTGLTAADGAKPEHTGSWIDFLTGIVPTDVITPFTELNVLQIVFMAAVAGIAALQLGEKAQPILNLSESVLELLQKALWWVIRLAPLGTVGLIGKAIATYGWDLIGKYATFTADIYVGCAIVMFVVYPTLLATVAKASPLQFFKGAWPAIQLAFVSRSSVGTMPLTQKVTERLGVPKEYASFAVPFGATTKMDGCAAIYPAIAAIFVAQIFDIQLGVGDYLLIAFVSVVGSAATAGLTGATVMLTLTLSTLGLPMEGVGLLLAIDPILDMMRTATNVAGQALVPVIVSAREGLLDRKAYDEAHASPIDEPEREKQESEPVPVAA, translated from the coding sequence ATGTCCGTGTCCTCAGCGTCTTCCGTGTCCTCGGTCACGAAGTACCTCAAGGTGCCCTTCTGGGCCCAGATACTCGCCGGTCTCGTCCTCGGTGTCCTGCTGGGCTGGCTGGCCCGCAGCCAGGACATATCGTGGCTGGTCACCACCCTGGAGAAGGTCGGTGACACCTTCATCGGCCTGCTGAAGCTGGCCGTCGCACCGCTGGTCTTCTTCGCCATCCTCGTCTCGATCACCAACCTGCGGAAGGTCAACAACGCGGCCCGCCTGGCGTCCCGCACCCTCCTCTGGTTCATGATCACGTCGCTGATCGCGGTGGCCATCGGCCTCGTCATCGGCCTCGTCACCAACCCCGGCGCCGGCACCGGCCTCACCGCGGCCGACGGCGCCAAGCCCGAACACACCGGTTCCTGGATCGACTTCCTGACCGGCATCGTGCCGACCGACGTCATCACGCCGTTCACCGAGCTGAACGTCCTGCAGATCGTCTTCATGGCCGCCGTCGCCGGTATCGCCGCCCTCCAGCTCGGCGAGAAGGCCCAGCCGATCCTGAACCTGAGCGAGTCGGTCCTCGAACTCCTCCAGAAGGCCCTGTGGTGGGTCATCCGCCTCGCCCCGCTCGGCACCGTCGGCCTCATCGGCAAGGCCATCGCCACCTACGGCTGGGACCTCATCGGCAAGTACGCCACCTTCACCGCCGACATCTACGTCGGCTGCGCGATCGTCATGTTCGTGGTGTACCCGACGCTGCTCGCCACCGTCGCCAAGGCCAGCCCGCTGCAGTTCTTCAAGGGTGCCTGGCCCGCGATCCAGCTGGCCTTCGTCTCCCGCTCCTCCGTCGGCACCATGCCGCTCACCCAGAAGGTCACCGAGCGCCTCGGCGTCCCGAAGGAGTACGCGTCCTTCGCCGTGCCGTTCGGCGCGACGACCAAGATGGACGGCTGCGCCGCGATCTACCCGGCGATCGCCGCGATCTTCGTCGCGCAGATCTTCGACATCCAGCTCGGCGTCGGCGACTACCTCCTGATCGCCTTCGTCTCGGTGGTCGGCTCCGCCGCCACCGCCGGCCTCACCGGCGCCACGGTCATGCTCACCCTGACCCTGTCCACCCTGGGCCTGCCCATGGAGGGCGTCGGCCTCCTCCTCGCCATCGACCCGATCCTGGACATGATGAGGACGGCCACGAACGTCGCGGGCCAGGCTCTCGTACCGGTGATCGTCTCGGCCCGTGAGGGACTGCTCGACCGCAAGGCGTACGACGAGGCGCACGCCTCGCCGATCGACGAGCCGGAGCGGGAGAAGCAGGAGTCGGAGCCGGTTCCGGTCGCCGCCTGA
- a CDS encoding UdgX family uracil-DNA binding protein (This protein belongs to the uracil DNA glycosylase superfamily, members of which act in excision repair of DNA. However, it belongs more specifically to UdgX branch, whose founding member was found to bind uracil in DNA (where it does not belong), without cleaving it, appears to promote DNA repair by a pathway involving RecA, rather than base excision.), with amino-acid sequence MAGTEDAYTAEPFVPRRGGLPALREAAAGCRGCPLHRDATQTVFGAGQASARVMLVGEQPGDQEDRQGKPFVGPAGKLLDRALTDAGIDPADAYVTNAVKHFKFTRAEPRKRRIHKAPTLRETTACGPWLAAELDRVEPELIVLLGATAGKALLGSSFRVTRARGTVLEEEIHGRPERLVPTLHPSAVLRADDREAAYRGLVSDLEVAAHALT; translated from the coding sequence ATGGCCGGTACCGAGGACGCTTACACCGCAGAACCTTTCGTTCCAAGGCGCGGCGGCCTTCCCGCCCTGCGCGAGGCGGCAGCCGGATGCCGGGGCTGCCCCTTGCACCGCGACGCCACCCAGACCGTCTTCGGCGCCGGCCAGGCGTCCGCCCGCGTCATGCTCGTCGGCGAACAGCCCGGCGACCAGGAGGACCGGCAGGGCAAACCCTTCGTCGGCCCGGCCGGCAAGCTCCTCGACCGGGCGCTGACGGACGCCGGCATCGACCCCGCGGACGCGTACGTCACCAACGCCGTCAAGCACTTCAAGTTCACCCGGGCCGAACCCCGCAAGCGCCGTATCCACAAGGCGCCCACCCTGCGGGAGACGACCGCCTGCGGCCCCTGGCTGGCCGCCGAGCTGGACCGCGTCGAACCCGAGCTGATCGTGCTGCTGGGCGCCACCGCCGGCAAGGCGCTGCTCGGCTCGTCGTTCCGGGTCACCCGGGCGCGCGGCACGGTACTGGAGGAGGAGATCCACGGGCGCCCCGAACGACTGGTCCCGACCCTGCACCCGTCGGCGGTGCTGCGAGCCGACGACCGGGAGGCGGCGTACCGGGGACTGGTGTCGGACCTGGAAGTGGCCGCACACGCCCTCACGTAA
- a CDS encoding TetR/AcrR family transcriptional regulator: MGAGKTKRMPRAVREQQMLDAAVSVFGRRGYMAASMDEIAELAGVSKPLVYLYLNSKDDLFSACVRREARALTEAVRAGVLPGLSADGQLWSGLRAFFSHTAHHPDAWRVLHVHARTHGERFAAEVAVMREDIVAFVTQLIAAAARDAHQDPHLPEGEVAGLAEALVGAAESLADWAGATEGVTAKQAAATLMNFAWAGLGDLMAGRPWSPPEEPEPGPESEPESGPESEPESGPESAPQAVVQAAG; encoded by the coding sequence ATGGGTGCAGGGAAGACCAAGCGGATGCCGCGTGCGGTCCGTGAGCAGCAGATGCTGGACGCCGCCGTGAGCGTCTTCGGCCGGCGCGGGTACATGGCGGCGTCGATGGACGAGATCGCCGAACTGGCGGGCGTGTCCAAGCCGCTGGTGTACCTGTACCTGAACTCGAAGGACGACCTCTTCAGCGCCTGCGTCCGCCGCGAGGCCCGCGCCCTCACCGAGGCGGTGCGGGCCGGCGTGCTTCCGGGGCTGTCCGCGGACGGGCAACTCTGGTCGGGGCTGCGCGCGTTCTTCAGCCACACCGCGCACCATCCGGACGCCTGGCGGGTGCTGCACGTGCACGCCCGTACGCACGGCGAGCGGTTCGCCGCCGAGGTGGCGGTGATGCGCGAGGACATCGTCGCGTTCGTGACGCAGCTGATCGCCGCCGCGGCACGGGACGCGCACCAGGACCCGCACCTGCCCGAGGGCGAGGTCGCGGGGCTCGCCGAGGCGCTGGTCGGCGCCGCCGAGTCGCTCGCGGACTGGGCGGGCGCCACCGAGGGCGTCACCGCGAAGCAGGCGGCGGCGACCCTGATGAACTTCGCCTGGGCCGGACTGGGCGACCTGATGGCGGGGCGGCCGTGGTCCCCGCCGGAGGAACCCGAACCCGGGCCGGAGTCGGAACCCGAATCCGGGCCGGAGTCGGAACCCGAATCCGGGCCGGAGTCGGCGCCACAGGCCGTGGTTCAGGCCGCCGGGTAG
- a CDS encoding MaoC/PaaZ C-terminal domain-containing protein produces MTTAPTTSTLPGVPALAPLLVRGALLSPLRRPRPDADFPRTRLVLPGLRVDLARLAAYERVCGFPTGADALPPTYPHVLGFPMAMRLMSGRGFPLPLLGLVHTSLAITRRAAVPASAVYELTTYVEGLAPHRRGTEASVVTELRAGTDLVWESRSTYLARHRTTARPPAEEAPSAGREPLPARAEWRLAGDIGRRYGAASGDRNPIHLHPLTARLFGFPRAIAHGMWTVARCLAEHGTPDAAVVRAEFRAPVPLPGTVTYGAEAGGEGGGAGGRFELRGGEQRRLHLSGEVRPYPAA; encoded by the coding sequence ATGACCACGGCCCCGACGACCAGCACCCTGCCCGGCGTCCCCGCCCTCGCGCCGCTCCTCGTCCGCGGCGCACTGCTGTCGCCGCTCAGGCGCCCCCGCCCGGACGCGGACTTCCCCCGCACCCGGCTCGTCCTGCCCGGCCTGCGCGTCGACCTCGCGCGGCTGGCGGCGTACGAGCGGGTGTGCGGCTTCCCGACCGGCGCGGACGCGCTTCCGCCGACGTATCCGCACGTGCTGGGCTTCCCGATGGCCATGCGCCTGATGAGCGGCCGGGGCTTCCCGCTGCCGCTGCTCGGGCTCGTCCACACGTCCCTCGCCATCACCCGGCGGGCCGCCGTGCCCGCGAGCGCCGTGTACGAACTCACCACGTACGTCGAGGGACTCGCCCCGCACCGGCGCGGCACCGAGGCGTCGGTGGTCACGGAGCTGCGCGCCGGGACGGACCTCGTGTGGGAGTCCCGCAGCACGTACCTCGCCCGGCACCGCACGACCGCCCGGCCGCCCGCCGAGGAGGCCCCCTCCGCGGGCCGGGAGCCCCTGCCCGCCCGCGCCGAGTGGCGGCTGGCCGGTGACATCGGGCGGCGCTACGGCGCGGCCTCCGGGGACCGCAACCCGATCCACCTGCACCCGCTCACCGCCCGCCTGTTCGGCTTCCCGCGGGCCATCGCGCACGGCATGTGGACCGTCGCCCGGTGCCTCGCCGAGCACGGGACACCGGACGCGGCCGTGGTGCGGGCGGAGTTCCGGGCGCCGGTACCGCTGCCGGGGACGGTGACGTACGGGGCCGAGGCGGGCGGCGAAGGGGGCGGCGCGGGCGGCCGGTTCGAGCTGCGCGGCGGCGAACAGCGGCGGCTGCACCTGTCCGGCGAGGTCCGCCCCTACCCGGCGGCCTGA
- a CDS encoding acetyl-CoA C-acetyltransferase, whose product MSPLAPRPTRRVAVLGGTRVPFARSDGPYATASNQEMLTAALDGLVERYGLQEPGAVGEFVAGAVLKHSRDFNLARETVLGSALDPRTPAYDVQQACGTGLQAVIAAANKIALGQTESAVAGGADTASDAPLGVNDRLRRILLEARRAKSLGGRAKALAGIRPGHLVPDIPRNAEPRTGLSMGEHAAVTARAWGIPREEQDALAATSHQRLAAAYERGLFRDLVVPFRGLDRDQNLRPGSTVGKLAALKPVFGLDAPGPTMTAGNSTPLTDGAATVLLASEEWARARGVEPLAYLTAYETAAVDFAGGDVAGGEDGLLMAPAYAVPRMLERAGLGIGDFDLVEIHEAFASQVLATLAAWEKRGLAPVDRSRLNVAGSSLATGHPFAATGARIVATLATLLAEREGPGRGLISVCAAGGQGVTAILERT is encoded by the coding sequence ATGAGCCCTCTGGCACCGCGGCCCACGCGCCGCGTAGCGGTCCTCGGCGGCACGCGCGTCCCCTTCGCCCGTTCCGACGGGCCGTACGCCACCGCCTCCAACCAGGAGATGCTCACCGCGGCCCTCGACGGCCTGGTCGAGCGGTACGGACTCCAGGAGCCCGGCGCGGTCGGCGAGTTCGTGGCCGGGGCGGTGCTCAAGCACAGCCGTGACTTCAACCTCGCCCGCGAGACGGTCCTCGGCTCGGCCCTCGACCCGCGCACCCCCGCCTACGACGTCCAGCAGGCCTGCGGCACCGGACTCCAGGCCGTGATCGCCGCCGCCAACAAGATCGCCCTCGGCCAGACCGAGTCGGCGGTCGCGGGCGGCGCGGACACGGCGAGCGACGCCCCGCTCGGCGTCAACGACCGCCTGCGCCGCATCCTCCTGGAGGCCCGCCGGGCCAAGAGCCTCGGCGGACGGGCGAAGGCCCTGGCCGGAATCCGCCCGGGGCACCTCGTCCCCGACATCCCCCGCAACGCCGAACCGCGCACCGGCCTCTCGATGGGCGAGCACGCCGCGGTGACCGCACGCGCCTGGGGCATCCCCCGCGAAGAACAGGACGCGTTGGCCGCCACGAGCCATCAGCGGCTGGCGGCGGCGTACGAACGCGGCCTCTTCCGGGACCTGGTGGTCCCCTTCAGGGGCCTGGACCGCGACCAGAACCTGCGCCCCGGCTCGACGGTCGGGAAACTCGCCGCGCTGAAGCCGGTGTTCGGCCTCGACGCACCCGGCCCCACCATGACGGCGGGCAACTCCACGCCCCTGACGGACGGCGCCGCGACGGTCCTGCTGGCGAGCGAGGAGTGGGCCCGGGCGCGAGGCGTCGAACCCCTCGCGTACCTCACGGCGTACGAGACGGCGGCCGTGGACTTCGCCGGCGGGGACGTGGCCGGCGGCGAGGACGGGCTGCTGATGGCCCCGGCGTACGCGGTGCCGCGGATGCTGGAGCGGGCCGGGCTGGGGATCGGGGACTTCGACCTCGTCGAGATCCACGAGGCGTTCGCCTCCCAGGTCCTGGCCACGCTGGCCGCCTGGGAGAAGCGCGGCCTGGCCCCGGTGGACCGGTCCCGCCTGAACGTGGCAGGCTCCTCCCTCGCCACCGGCCATCCCTTCGCCGCCACCGGCGCCCGCATCGTGGCGACCCTGGCCACGCTGCTCGCCGAGCGGGAGGGACCGGGGCGCGGGCTGATCTCCGTCTGCGCGGCGGGCGGGCAGGGCGTCACGGCGATACTGGAACGAACGTGA